GACCTTGACTGTATAGGTGCCTGCAGGCACTCCGGTGATCAGAAACGAACCGTCTGTCAGTGTCATACCGCCCATCTTGGTGCCGACCAGAACGACGTTCGCGTACGGAAGAGCTTCACCGGTCTCGGCGACAGTCACCTTACCGGCCACCCTTCCGCTCTGTGCATAGGCGTTCGTGCTGCTCAGTGACAGGATAAGAACTGGCAGCAGTAACATAAACACAATGCCCGAGCGGATTTTCATCTTAAATCTCCTTGCCTGGTCCGAAAATATAGCGTACACCACAACCCACCAAACCGGACCCAACCATCGGTCGGCCGGCGGGATATCGGGTGCAAGGTTTCTGATACTCTCCTTTATTCCTCATGGATAATATAATTGTCCCCGCATTTACTGTCAAACAATTTGCCCCGGTCATGGAAAAAAGCTCCGGGTACCTCAGGGAAGCATTCCCGGATGGTTCTTCTCCATGCACCACCTCCGAAGCATATTTGAAATTAATAAAAATGTCCGTTGCGGGTGCAGCCCTGCTGCGACAATCGCGGGATTCCGAGATAAGACCCATAGTCGCACTCCTTTACCCGTAGCCGAAAAGATACAAGGGTACTGAAATCTCTGGTGGGGTAAAGAGACCAGGTGGGGTCTCAAAAAAGCAACCTGCAGAACGAGGTCCAAGGTAAATATACTCAGCATTCCGAAAAATGTCAAGACGGTTATCTGTCTGTCTCTGACCTGTTACTTCAACTCTTCGAAAAAAAATGCCTGCATCAGTGATGCCTACGCGCCCGATTCCCGGGCCTGGACCATATCCTTGATCTTCATCAAACGTGTCTGGGTGCTTCTCTCGGCTTCGCTGAGCTTGCTTTCGATGCTTCTGATAGATAGTTCGAGATCTGGGATGAGTACATATTCGAGAGCGTTCACCCTTCTGCGGGTCTTCTCCAGTTCCTCGGCCATCTTGAAG
This genomic interval from Candidatus Latescibacterota bacterium contains the following:
- a CDS encoding carboxypeptidase-like regulatory domain-containing protein; translated protein: MKIRSGIVFMLLLPVLILSLSSTNAYAQSGRVAGKVTVAETGEALPYANVVLVGTKMGGMTLTDGSFLITGVPAGTYTVKV